AAACTTTCTGCGGCTGGCGAAAGCATCGGGCGCGAAGGTCGCCGTGGTCAACGCCCGCATCAGCGACCGCTCGCTGCCTGGATACCGCCATCGCCGCAGCGGATGGCTCATCCGCCCGGCTCTGCAAAACGTCGATCTGTTCCTCGCGCAGACGGAAGAGGATGCGGCACGCCTCCACGCCATCGGCGCACCCGAAGGCCGCGTGCAGGTCAGCGGCAATCTGAAGTACGACGTTCGCGCCGCCGGCGCCCCCGGCCTCGATGCGGTCCGGCTGACGTTGCGCGACTTGCCGCGCGAACACATCATCGTTGCCGGCAGCACCGTCGAGGGCGAAGACGAGCTGGTGCTCGCAGCCTTCCGCGAGGTGCTGGCGCAGTATCCCCACGCCGTCCTGATCCTTGCGCCTCGCCATCCCGAGCGCTTTCCGGCGGTCGCGACGCTGTTGCAAGCTTCCGGGCTGCCCTGGGTACGACGCTCGGACCGGCCCACCACCTTCTCCGGCGGTGTGCTGCTGCTGGACACCGTGGGCGAGCTCGCTGCGGCCTATGGCTTGGGCACGCTCGCTTTTGTCGGCGGCAGTCTGGTGCCGCGTGGTGGGCACAACATCCTCGAGCCCGCCCAGCACGGCGCGGCGGTGCTGTGCGGGCCGCACAGCGAAAACTTCCGCGAGCTGGTCACCGACTTCGAGCGCGCGGGCGCGCTCCGCGTCGTCGACGCGGCCGCGCTCGGCAGCACGCTGCTTCAGCTCATGGCAAACGCCGGCCAGCGCGAAGC
This genomic interval from Acidobacteriota bacterium contains the following:
- a CDS encoding 3-deoxy-D-manno-octulosonic acid transferase gives rise to the protein MYLFYSLALGLALLLAAPWWLIQMARHGKYRAGLRERLGGIPPRLARPAAGAAQRTVWLHAVSVGEVLAVSRLVEELRRDFDAVYVSTTTASGQKLARERFGEQFVFYFPLDFAFTVRAWLRVLRPQLVVLAETEFWPNFLRLAKASGAKVAVVNARISDRSLPGYRHRRSGWLIRPALQNVDLFLAQTEEDAARLHAIGAPEGRVQVSGNLKYDVRAAGAPGLDAVRLTLRDLPREHIIVAGSTVEGEDELVLAAFREVLAQYPHAVLILAPRHPERFPAVATLLQASGLPWVRRSDRPTTFSGGVLLLDTVGELAAAYGLGTLAFVGGSLVPRGGHNILEPAQHGAAVLCGPHSENFRELVTDFERAGALRVVDAAALGSTLLQLMANAGQREA